One region of Azospirillum lipoferum 4B genomic DNA includes:
- the rpe gene encoding ribulose-phosphate 3-epimerase, with protein MGRELGGRELGDGYLLAPSILSADFGRLGEEVERVVEAGCELVHIDVMDNHYVPNLTIGPLVCAAIRPRTRATLDVHLMVRPVDALVPLFAKAGADIVSFHPEASEHPDRSLALIREQGCRAGLALNPATPLAHLDHVMDRLDLILVMSVNPGFGGQSFIPSAFEKIAEVRRRIDRHRERTGHAIRLEVDGGIKPDNIRAVADAGADIFVAGSAIFGAADADGGYRGVVGRMRAALMAEPEWRAA; from the coding sequence ATGGGGCGTGAACTGGGGGGGCGTGAGCTGGGCGATGGCTACCTTCTCGCCCCGTCGATCCTCTCCGCCGATTTCGGCCGGCTGGGCGAGGAGGTGGAGCGGGTGGTGGAGGCCGGTTGCGAGCTCGTCCATATCGACGTGATGGACAACCATTATGTCCCCAACCTGACCATCGGCCCGCTGGTCTGCGCCGCCATCCGCCCGCGCACCCGCGCCACGCTCGACGTGCATCTGATGGTGCGGCCGGTCGATGCGCTGGTGCCGCTGTTCGCCAAGGCGGGCGCTGACATCGTCAGCTTCCACCCCGAGGCGTCGGAGCATCCCGACCGCAGCCTGGCGCTGATCCGCGAGCAGGGCTGCCGTGCCGGGCTGGCTCTGAACCCGGCAACACCGCTGGCCCATCTCGACCATGTGATGGACCGGCTGGACCTGATCCTCGTCATGTCGGTCAATCCCGGCTTCGGCGGCCAGTCCTTCATCCCGTCGGCCTTCGAGAAGATCGCCGAGGTCCGCCGCCGCATCGACCGTCACCGCGAGCGTACCGGCCACGCCATCCGGCTTGAGGTGGACGGCGGCATCAAGCCCGACAACATCCGCGCCGTCGCCGATGCCGGCGCCGACATCTTCGTCGCCGGCTCCGCCATCTTCGGCGCGGCGGATGCCGACGGCGGCTATCGCGGCGTGGTCGGGCGCATGCGCGCCGCGCTGATGGCCGAACCGGAATGGAGGGCGGCATGA
- the cbbX gene encoding CbbX protein has product MSDAADLLAPETAPETRSRSSDAPSVDLDALYRESGIGEMLAGMDRELVGLLPVKTRIREIAALLLVERARRSIGLRAEPPSLHMCFTGNPGTGKTTVARRMAGLLHGLGYIRRDHVVSVTRDDLVGQYIGHTAPKTKEVLKRAMGGVLFIDEAYYLYRPENERDYGQEAIEILLQVMEDNRDDLVVILAGYRDRMEVFFRSNPGMASRIAHHVDFPDYEAAELLEIARLMTEGMQYRLAPEAERAMGDYILRRMAQPRFANARSIRNALDRARLRQANRLFEARGSAIAANDLLTIAEEDIRQSRVFTQ; this is encoded by the coding sequence ATGAGCGACGCGGCCGACCTTCTCGCCCCGGAAACCGCCCCGGAAACCCGAAGCCGGTCGTCCGACGCGCCGTCCGTCGATCTCGACGCGCTCTACCGCGAGTCCGGCATCGGCGAAATGCTGGCGGGGATGGACCGTGAACTGGTCGGGCTGCTGCCGGTGAAGACCCGCATCCGCGAGATCGCCGCCCTGCTGCTGGTGGAGCGCGCCCGCCGCAGCATCGGCCTTCGGGCGGAGCCGCCGTCGCTGCACATGTGCTTCACCGGCAATCCCGGCACCGGCAAGACCACGGTGGCGCGGCGCATGGCCGGGCTTCTCCATGGGCTGGGCTATATCCGGCGCGACCATGTGGTCAGCGTCACCCGCGACGATCTGGTCGGCCAGTATATCGGCCACACCGCGCCCAAGACGAAGGAGGTGCTGAAGCGCGCCATGGGCGGCGTGCTGTTCATCGACGAGGCCTATTACCTCTACCGGCCGGAGAACGAGCGCGATTACGGCCAGGAGGCCATCGAAATCCTGCTCCAGGTGATGGAGGACAACCGTGACGATCTGGTCGTGATCCTCGCCGGCTACCGCGACCGCATGGAGGTCTTCTTCCGCTCCAACCCCGGCATGGCGTCGCGCATCGCCCACCATGTCGATTTCCCTGACTACGAGGCAGCGGAACTGCTGGAGATCGCCCGGCTGATGACGGAGGGCATGCAGTACCGCCTGGCGCCGGAAGCCGAGCGGGCGATGGGCGACTACATCCTCCGCCGCATGGCCCAGCCGCGCTTTGCCAACGCCCGCTCGATCCGCAATGCGCTGGACCGCGCCCGCCTGCGTCAGGCCAACCGGCTGTTCGAGGCGCGCGGCAGCGCCATCGCCGCCAATGACCTGCTGACCATCGCCGAGGAGGACATCCGCCAAAGCCGCGTCTTCACACAATAG
- a CDS encoding ribulose bisphosphate carboxylase small subunit, giving the protein MRLTQGQFSFLPDLTDEEITKQVQYALDQGWAVAVEFTDDPHPRNSYWTMWGNPMFDLRDAKGVMMEIDACRSAHPDQYVKVLAFDSSYGFETVRMSYLINRPAVEPGFELLRSEGPGRRIGYTVRSYATGRPPGDRYGGEARHGA; this is encoded by the coding sequence ATGCGATTGACACAGGGTCAGTTCTCCTTCCTGCCGGATTTGACGGATGAGGAGATCACCAAACAGGTGCAATACGCCCTCGACCAGGGCTGGGCGGTGGCGGTGGAGTTCACCGACGATCCGCACCCGCGCAACAGCTATTGGACGATGTGGGGCAACCCCATGTTCGACCTGCGCGACGCCAAGGGCGTGATGATGGAAATTGACGCCTGCCGCAGCGCCCATCCCGACCAGTACGTCAAGGTCCTCGCCTTCGACAGCTCCTATGGGTTCGAGACGGTGCGCATGTCCTACCTGATCAACCGCCCGGCCGTGGAACCCGGTTTCGAGCTGTTGCGGTCGGAGGGGCCGGGGCGGCGCATCGGCTACACGGTGCGCAGCTATGCCACCGGCCGTCCGCCGGGAGACCGCTATGGCGGGGAGGCGCGTCATGGGGCGTGA
- a CDS encoding form I ribulose bisphosphate carboxylase large subunit, whose translation MNYVSTTLPTDQKAADGVVSDPKARYRPGVLKYRQMGYWEPDYQPKDTDVLAVFRITPQDGVDPEEAAAAVAGESSTATWTVVWTDRLTDCERYRAKAFRVDPVPGAPGQYFAYIAYELDLFEEGSIANLTASIIGNVFGFKPLKGLRLEDMRIPVAYLKTFQGPATGIVVERERLNNFGRPLLGATMKPKLGLSGRNYGRVVYEALKGGLDFTKDDENINSQPFMHWRDRFLYCMEGVNRAIAETGEIKGTYLNVTAATMEDMYERAEFAKELGSVIVMIDLVIGYTAIQSMAKWARRNDMILHLHRAGHSTYTRQKSHGVSFRVIAKWMRMAGVDHIHAGTVVGKLEGDPNVIRGIYDTCRETHVPQNLQHGIFFDQPWAGLKRVMPVASGGIHAGQMHQLLTYLGEDVILQFGGGTIGHPDGIQAGATANRVALEVMVKARNEGRDIWNEGPEILRDAARWCAPLRAALDTWKDVTFDYASTDSVDYVPTPTAAM comes from the coding sequence ATGAACTACGTATCGACGACTCTTCCAACGGATCAGAAGGCCGCCGACGGGGTGGTCAGCGACCCGAAGGCCCGCTACCGGCCGGGCGTGTTGAAATACCGCCAGATGGGCTATTGGGAGCCGGACTATCAGCCGAAGGACACCGACGTTCTGGCCGTCTTCCGCATCACGCCGCAGGACGGCGTCGATCCGGAGGAAGCGGCGGCGGCGGTCGCCGGCGAAAGCTCCACCGCCACCTGGACCGTGGTGTGGACCGACCGCCTGACCGATTGCGAGCGCTATCGCGCCAAGGCCTTCCGCGTCGATCCGGTGCCCGGCGCGCCGGGGCAGTATTTCGCCTACATCGCCTATGAACTCGACCTGTTCGAGGAAGGGTCGATCGCCAACCTCACCGCCTCGATCATCGGCAACGTCTTCGGCTTCAAGCCGCTGAAGGGCCTGCGGCTGGAGGACATGCGGATCCCGGTCGCCTATCTGAAGACCTTCCAGGGGCCGGCCACCGGCATCGTGGTGGAGCGCGAGCGGCTGAACAATTTCGGCCGGCCGCTGCTGGGCGCCACCATGAAGCCGAAGTTGGGCCTGTCCGGCCGCAATTATGGCCGCGTGGTGTACGAGGCGCTGAAGGGCGGGCTCGACTTCACCAAGGACGACGAGAACATCAACTCGCAGCCCTTCATGCATTGGCGCGACCGCTTCCTCTACTGCATGGAGGGGGTCAACCGCGCCATCGCCGAGACCGGGGAGATCAAGGGCACCTATCTGAACGTCACCGCCGCCACCATGGAGGACATGTACGAGCGCGCCGAGTTCGCCAAGGAACTGGGCAGCGTCATCGTCATGATCGATCTGGTGATCGGCTACACCGCCATCCAGTCGATGGCGAAATGGGCGCGGCGCAACGACATGATCCTGCACCTGCACCGCGCCGGCCATTCCACCTACACCCGGCAGAAGAGCCACGGCGTGTCCTTCCGCGTCATCGCCAAGTGGATGCGCATGGCCGGCGTCGACCACATCCATGCCGGCACCGTCGTCGGCAAGCTGGAGGGCGACCCCAACGTGATCCGCGGCATCTACGACACCTGCCGCGAGACCCATGTCCCGCAGAATTTGCAGCACGGCATCTTCTTCGACCAGCCCTGGGCCGGTCTGAAGCGGGTGATGCCGGTGGCGTCCGGCGGCATCCATGCCGGGCAGATGCACCAGCTGCTGACGTATCTGGGCGAGGACGTGATCCTGCAGTTCGGCGGCGGCACCATCGGCCATCCCGACGGCATCCAGGCCGGCGCCACCGCCAACCGCGTCGCGCTGGAAGTGATGGTCAAGGCCCGCAACGAGGGCCGCGACATCTGGAACGAGGGGCCGGAGATCCTGCGTGACGCCGCCCGTTGGTGCGCCCCGCTGCGCGCCGCGCTCGACACCTGGAAGGACGTGACCTTCGACTATGCCTCCACCGACAGCGTCGATTACGTCCCCACCCCCACAGCGGCGATGTGA